Genomic segment of Tindallia magadiensis:
TTCAGCATCGTGTTGTTGATTTCCAATAGTCTTAGCAAAAGCATTCTTTAATTGCCCTATTTCATCAGTTGAATCAGCCACTACTTCTACTTTGGTATTACCTACTGCCAGTTTTTCTGCTACTCCTACCAGCTCCTGAATTGGCTTGGTGATAGATTTCGAACTAAATACAATGATAATTACAGCTAGCAAAAGAGCACCGATTGTTAAAATAATCATTGTTATCATTAACCTATTTGCCGTTACCAAAGCCTCCGAACTGTCTATTTCTACAATCCATCCCAAATCCGTGGCACCAATGCTCATCACCCCAAAACTACCTACCACACCGTTTCCTGCGTAGTCATCATAAGTGCCTACGCCAACAAAGGAATCGTTAGCTGCCCGAATCTGCGGCGCCAGTTCTTCATAAGCCTGGGTCTGAATTCGCTCATTAAAGGCCGCATTCTGACTATAAGCTCCCCTCATTGTATTCGTATACAAAAGCCCATCGGCATCAATAAGGTACACATCCGCTGTATTTCCTATCTGCTCAATCCCTTCTTGTAGCATAGCTTGTACCACCGGTACCGGCACAAAGCCGTTAACAGTGCCTATCACTTCTCCTGTTCCACCTCTTCTCAGTGGCGTTGAGACAACGATATAATAATCGTTGACAATATCAGAATAATCAAATTCCGATATGTTCTGCGTGCCTGAAATAGACTGCTGAAAATATTCTCGAATAGAAACATCAGCACCCTCTAACTGATTTTTAAGTTGACCACTTGCATAAATCGCCGCTCCTTGATCCGTTGTAATAAAAATACTACGCAGTCCAAATTCTTCTGCATATCCGGGTAAAAAATCTTCTAACCCTCTGTACACTTCTTGCCATTCCTGACTTCCCGGACCAAACTCTGTATAAACCTCTACCGCTTGCTGTATCCGAGCCGTTTGAGATAAAATCCATCCGTTGGTTAATTTCTCATTAAAATATTGATCCATTCTTCTTTCTGTCATTTCTCCAAACATTTGTGTTTTTTCGAAAGCAACGTGCTGAATTCCCGTTCTTGCTTGATAATATGCTACCACAGAAATAATTAACATAGGAATCAAACCCGCTACCAGAAAAATAGCCAATATCTTATTTCGAATTTTTAAGTTTTTCATGTTCTACTCTCCTCCCTTATTTGACACCTGTTCCAGGGTTTCCAATTCATTACTATCTAATATCTTTTCACAGTCTAAAATTAGTTTAACTTCATCTCCCACCCGACCAATGCTTTTGATATATCGATTCTGAAACCCTGTTTTGTATTCAGGAGGTGGAACAATATGTTCATCTGGTATGCTAAGAACTTCTGCCACTTCATCCACAATCAATCCAATAGATGTGTTTTGTATATCAATAACAATAATACATGTCCGATCATGATATGCTTTAGCTTCTTTTTTGAATTTAATCCGTACGTCAATGAGAGGAATAATCTGTCCCCTCAGATTAATGATACCCTGTACATAATCCGGTACTTCTGGTACTTCTGCAATAGGTTGCATCCCGATGATTTCTGTTACATATCGAATTTCAATGCCAAACATTTCTTTGCCCAGTTTAAAAGTCAGGTATTTTCCTTTCTGCGTATCTTCTTCTAGTTCTATCATTTCATCCAACACTTTTGACATTGTCGCTACCTCCCTGTAGAGTTCCATTGATCATGCCAGCGATATCTAGAATTAAGCTGATTTCACCATTTCCAAGAATCGTACATCCACCTATTCCTTTAGCTTTCACCGGAAATCGTACTAAATAATTCGGCAAAGGTTTGACCACTACCTGCTGTTCTCCCAACAGTTTGTCAGCAAATAGACAAATTGCTTTTTGATCCTGTTCCACCATAATCATGATACCTTCTGTAAGCTCTTCTGTTTCTGATTTCACCTTAAAGTATTCGTGTAGACGTAGGATTGGATAGCATTCACCACGAATCATAATCAACTCATTTCCATCCGGGTCTTGAAAAAGATTTTTTTCTTCCGCACGAAAGGATTCTCTGATATTAACAGTTGGAATCGTGTATTTTGCTGAACCTGTTTGAAGTTGCATTCCATCAACAATAGCCAGAGTCATAGGAATTTTAAGATAAATACTGGTCCCTATTCCTTTTTTACTATCAATACTAATGCTTCCGCCAACATTTTCAATATTATTCTTTACAACATCCATCCCTACCCCCCTGCCAGAAAATTCCGACACATCTTCTTTTATTGAAAATCCAGGAGCTAATATAAGTTGAAATGCTTCTTCGTCACTCATTTCTTCTGCTGGTTTTAAGAGCAAGTTTTTTCTTTTTGCTTTTTCGATTAATTTTTCCGAATCTAGCCCGCGCCCGTCATCAATAATGCTGATGACCACATCACCACCACTGGTTGTTGCTTCTAATCGGATGCTTCCTTTTTCCTGCTTCCCCTGCTCTATTCTTTCCTCCGGAGTTTCAATCCCGTGATCTACTGCATTTCTGATTAAATGCATCAAAGGATCACTTAAGTGATCAATAATATTTTTATCTACTTCTGTTTCTTCTCCTGTTAAAATCAGCTCTACCTCTTTTCCAATCTTCTGAGCCATATCGCGCACTAACCGCTTCATTTTTTGAAAGGTTGGTCCTATTGGAAGCATTCGGATAGACATAACAACATCTTGCAGATCATCTGTTAGTTTTCGAAGTTGTCGGGCAGATTTTTGAAAATTGTCCAATTCCAGTCCTTCTAAGTCTGGATTTTTTATCACCATTGATTCAGTGATAACAATCTCTCCTACCAGGTCCATCAATTTATCTAACTTGTTAATATTGACTGTAATCATGCTTTGTTTTTGACTACGAATACTTTCCTGAATTTCAGAGGCTTCTTCGTTCGATGAAGAAATTTCTTTTTCCTCTGCCACAAGATTCTTTTCTTCTTGGTTTTCCCTTCCTTCCATAGCCACCATTTCTTGCCGTTGCTTTTGATATTCCTCATATTCAATTTCTGTAAGGTGAATAGCATTCACAAAAAGTGTTTCTTGTAAATGTTCTTGCATTCTACTTTCTTCTAATTCGCTAATTATTAAAACCCAAAATCCATTTTCAACAATTTTCTCACTGGCCTTTTCATCTTCAAAAAGTTCTGATGGGAAGTGTACCACTTCACTACATATCTCCCTTAAGCTATGAATCAGTGTAAAAGCTCGCACATTTTCCATCTGACTATCATCCTGAAAATGTATTTTCAACTCATAATATTTGATATTTCCTGTTGTTGTCTGATCTTGCCTTATATAATACTGAATTTCTTGTTCTTCTTTATCTCTGCTCTTGACCTCTAGATTTGACTGATCTTCTGTTCCACTAAGTTGAGCGATATATACTTCAATTTCTTCTAAAAGATTTGTCGGATCTTCCTCTGCTTCCTTTCCTGATTCCAGCATATCCATTTCTTGACACATAAAGTCCTGAGCACGAAAGATTAAATTGCATAAAGACGTATAGTCAATCGCTTCTGGTTTTTGTTCCCGAATATAGAAAAACAAATCTTCAATCCGATGTGCTAAGGTTGCCAGACCGGTAAACATCATCATTGAAGACGATCCTTTAATGGTATGCATGATCCGGAAAATTTCATCAATATTCTCTTTTGTCATATTCGCATTTTCTTCGCTGGTTAACAAAATTTCTTCCAGTTGCTCCAATAACTGCCGGTTTTCAAAAAGATACATTTCCAACATGGGTTCCATTGGTCTGTCTGCCATCATTTCACCCCTTTTATGCTTTCTCCTGTTTTACTTTCATCCCTTCCAAGATAAAATTAACCCCATTCATTACTTCTTCCTTAAGATAAGTTTGGCATCCTCTCATCTTCCAGTAGTACATAGCTGACCATACATGCCCCATTAAAAGCCTAGCATTTTTGTTTGTTATATTAGACTTATCGAAAACACCTTCCTCAATTCCCTTTTCAATTTCTCGACATAAAAATGTTT
This window contains:
- a CDS encoding chemotaxis protein CheW; this translates as MSKVLDEMIELEEDTQKGKYLTFKLGKEMFGIEIRYVTEIIGMQPIAEVPEVPDYVQGIINLRGQIIPLIDVRIKFKKEAKAYHDRTCIIVIDIQNTSIGLIVDEVAEVLSIPDEHIVPPPEYKTGFQNRYIKSIGRVGDEVKLILDCEKILDSNELETLEQVSNKGGE
- a CDS encoding chemotaxis protein CheA, coding for MADRPMEPMLEMYLFENRQLLEQLEEILLTSEENANMTKENIDEIFRIMHTIKGSSSMMMFTGLATLAHRIEDLFFYIREQKPEAIDYTSLCNLIFRAQDFMCQEMDMLESGKEAEEDPTNLLEEIEVYIAQLSGTEDQSNLEVKSRDKEEQEIQYYIRQDQTTTGNIKYYELKIHFQDDSQMENVRAFTLIHSLREICSEVVHFPSELFEDEKASEKIVENGFWVLIISELEESRMQEHLQETLFVNAIHLTEIEYEEYQKQRQEMVAMEGRENQEEKNLVAEEKEISSSNEEASEIQESIRSQKQSMITVNINKLDKLMDLVGEIVITESMVIKNPDLEGLELDNFQKSARQLRKLTDDLQDVVMSIRMLPIGPTFQKMKRLVRDMAQKIGKEVELILTGEETEVDKNIIDHLSDPLMHLIRNAVDHGIETPEERIEQGKQEKGSIRLEATTSGGDVVISIIDDGRGLDSEKLIEKAKRKNLLLKPAEEMSDEEAFQLILAPGFSIKEDVSEFSGRGVGMDVVKNNIENVGGSISIDSKKGIGTSIYLKIPMTLAIVDGMQLQTGSAKYTIPTVNIRESFRAEEKNLFQDPDGNELIMIRGECYPILRLHEYFKVKSETEELTEGIMIMVEQDQKAICLFADKLLGEQQVVVKPLPNYLVRFPVKAKGIGGCTILGNGEISLILDIAGMINGTLQGGSDNVKSVG